CGCTGTCCGCCGAACACCTCACCGAGCTGCTGGCCGCCTTCCGCGCCGCCGGTGACACCGACGCCACCGGGCTCGTACTGGCCGCGGCCGGACCGGTTTTCAGCGCGGGCCACGATTTCGCCGACGTCGCCGCCCGCGACCTGCTCGGCGTGCGCGACCTGCTCACGCTGTGCCAGCAGGTGATGACCACCCTCGAAGCGCTGCCCCAGGTGGTGATCGCCCGCGTCCACGGCCTGGCCACCGCCGCCGGCTGCCAGCTGGTCGCCTCCTGCGATCTGGCGGTGGCCGCCGAATCCGCGGGCTTCGCGCTGCCCGGCGGCAAGGGCGGCTGGTTCTGCCACACCCCGGCCGTCCCCGTCGCCCGGTCCATCGGCCGAAAACGTCTGATGGAGCTGGCCCTCACCGGTGATGTCGTCGATGCCCGCACCGCGGCCGACTGGGGTCTGATCAACTATGCCGTCCCCGACGCGGACCTCGACGCCGCGGTCACCGACCTGCTCGCCCGCGCCACCCGCGGCAGCCGAGCCAGCAAGGCCCTGGGCAAACGCACCGTCTACGCGCAGCTCGATCGCCCCGAAGCCGACGCCTACACCCTGGCCCGCGAGGTCATGGCCGCCGCCTCCCAATTGCCCGGCGCGCGTGAGGGAATGGCCGCGTTCTTGGCGAAGCGCCACCCGGTCTGGCCGGACTGACGGGTGCGGGCCCGCCTGCCTCGGGCGGCGGGGAATCCACCCTGTCTCCACCCTCGGGTGGTGGGTGGAAGCGCGTCCGGACGCGACCGTAGAGGCATGAACTTGCAGAGTGCGGTGGTCGAGGTCGTGGTCGCGGTGGTCGTGATCGGCTGGATCATGTACCGGCAGACGCGATGGCAACTCCTGGACGCCGGCCGGCTGTGGCGCGGGCCCATCGTTCTCGCGGTGATCGGGGTGGTGCAGATGAAGTCCGTGCTCGCGGACGGCACCCTGAGCGTCACCGCGATCGCGCTGCTGGCGGTCTCGGCGGTGCTGGCCGTGGCCGTCGGGCTGGCGATGGGACTGCTGTCGCAGGTGCGGACCGGCGCACCGGGTTTGGAGGCGCGCACCGGCTGGGTGGGGTCGCTGCTGTGGCTGGTGCTGCTGGCGGTGCGGATCGGCGTGGACGTCTGCGCGCACCTCGCCGGGGCCGCGGTGGTCACCTCGGTCGGGGCCATCCTGCTGGTGGTGGCCTTGAATCGGGCCGGACGCGCGGTGGTGCTGGCCCGGCGTGCCGAGCAGGCGCGGATGGTTGCGGCACACTGAGACCGATGTCGATCCTCGATCCCTCCTCGAGCCTGTCCAGGCTGCTGCGCCTGGTCGGGCTCGTGGCCGTGGTGTGGTCGTGGAACGCGGACCTGTGGCATCGGCCCTGGGTGGCGGCGCTGGTGGCGCTGTCGTGGCTGGGGTGGGCGGGCTGGGTGGTCGCACCGGTGGGCTCGCGGCTGGAGCGAATCTGTGTGAGCGCCATGGCCGTCGGTGGGGGATTGACCGTCGCCCAGTCGGCCGGATCGGTGATCACCGCGTTCGCCGCGCTCTTCGTCGCGGTCAGTCTGCTGGGCGAACCGATCTGGTCGGGCTGGCTGGTCGCGGCGGGCACGGTGCTGTCGATGTGCGTCTCGATGCTGATCGAGGGCGCGCCGGGCCGGTTGCCGGGACTGCTGGCCGGGGCCGCGGTGATCACGCTCGGCGGCTGGAGCCGCCGCCAGGCCCGCACTGCCGCCCAACGCAATCGGCTACTGGTGGAACAGAATCGGATCATCCGGGTCGAACGCGATCGGGCCGCCGCCCTGGCCGAACGCGGCCGCATCGCTCGCGACATCCACGACGTCCTGGCGCACACCCTGGGCGGCCTGGTCCTGCAATTGGACGCGGCGGACGCGCTGCTGGAGGCCAGGAACGTCGAGCAGGCCGCCGCCCGGGTGAAGGCGTCGCACGCGCTGGCGGTGTCCGGCCTGGCCGACGCCCGGCGCGTGGTGGGCGCCCTGCGATCCGGCCACCTCGACGCCGCCGCCGAACTGCGCCGGGTCATCGACGAACATCGTGCCGCCGGTGGGGAATTGGCCGAACGGGTGGACACGGCCGTCGAACTCGCCGACGAACAGGCGGCGGTCGCGCTCACCCGCGCGGTGCAGGAGGCGCTGACGAACGCGCGCAAACACGCGCCCGGGCAACCGGTTACGCTCACCCTCCGCGACAGCGGCGACGCGCTCGCGGCGACGATCGCCAATCCCCTGGTCGCGCAACGCACACTCCTGAGCGGCACCGGTTCCGGCGCGGGACTGCTCGGCATGCGCGAACGCATCGAAGCGGCGGGCGGCACGCTGACCGCCGGGAAGGAGGACGGTCGGTGGACGGTGCGAATCCTGCTGCCGCGGAAATGATCACGGTGGTCGTCGCCGATGACCAGACCACGGTCCGCGACGGGCTCGCCACGGTACTGTCGCTGCTGCCGGATATGCGGGTGGTGGGGGAGGCCCGCGACGGCGCGGAGGCGGTCGAGCTGGTTCGCCGGGTGAAACCCCGTGTGGTGCTGATGGATCTGCGCATGCCCGGCGTCGACGGGGTGGCCGCGACCGCCGCCATCACCGCCGCGCAGCCGCAGACGGCGGTACTGGTGCTCACCACCTACGCCGACGACGCCTCGATCGCGGGCGCGTTGCGGGCCGGGGCGCGCGGCTATCTCACCAAGGACGCGGGCCGCGCCGAGATCGCCACCGCGATTCGCTCGGTGGCCAGCGGCCACACCACCCTGGCCGCCGATGTCGGCCGCCGCCTGCTGTCGGCGCTGTCCGCGCCGCCCGAACCGCCGGTCGACCTCACCGATCGGGAACGTGACGTGCTGCGGCTGATGGCGCAGGGGCTCAACAACACCGAGATCGCCAAGGAGTTGTTCATCGGTGTCAGCACGGTGAAGACGCACATCAATTCGCTGTTCGCCAAGCTCGGTGTACGCGATCGCGGGCAGGCCATCGCCTATGCGCACCGCACCGGTCTGGCTCGCTGAGAATCATTGCCGGAGCAGGGGGATCGCTCGAACTCATGTCCCGTCTGTGCTATCCGAATCTGTAGATATTGCGATCTGAGCATGGAAACGCGTCGTGTCACCCCGCCCACCTACGATGTCGCCATGACCGGCTCACAGCGTTTGCGCATCGTGCCCTCGCAGTTCGCGCTCGATCATCTGCCGAATTCGACGTTCCCCGAGGACGATGAGTGGATCGCGCTGGTGCGTGCGCCCGAGGGTCTGACAGTGGTGCGCGAAGCGCCGGCGTGGGGGGAGACCTGGCGCGGCTTCTACGGTGTCGACGCGGGGAGCCTGAACACGCCCGGCACCCTGGCCGCCTTGATCGGTCCCCTGGCCGAGTCGGCGATTCCGGTCTTCGTGGCCTCGACTTTCCATGCCGATCTGGTGCTGGTGCCCGCGCATCGGCTGGAGGAGGCCTCGGCGGTGCTGCGGGATGCGGGGCACCGGATCGCGGACTGACGCCCCCGCGATGCCGCGGTAGGTGACGAGAAGGGCTGCCGAATCAGCGAATTCGGGGTCGTCACCGGGCGGCCGGGGCGGTCAGCAGGCTGCGGGCGGCCGCCTCGATGGCGGCCTCGTCCAGGAGCACCGTCGAGGCGGCGGGACCCAGTGGGACGAAGCTGTCGGCGCTGGTGACACGGGCGAGCGGTCCGTCGAAGCCGGCGTCGAGCAGTGCGGTGCAGACCGCTTCGGAAACGCCACCGGTGCGGCGGGTTTCGTCGGCGATCAGGACCCGGCCGGTGGCGCGGGCACTGTCGAGCAGATCCTCCACCGGCAGCGGGGCCAGCCAGCGCAGATCCAGTACCCGGGCGTGAATGCCGTGTCCGGCCAGCCGCCGCGCCACCCGCAAGCTCATCGGCACCCCGTTGGCGAAGCTGACGATGGTCAGGTGCGCGCCGGAGCCGTGCACGCGGGCGCGGCCGATATCGGCATGGCGCACACCGGAAATGGGCGCCAGCCACGCGCCGTCGCCGGCCCGGTACAGATCGCGGGTGTGATAGAGCGCGATCGGTTCGAGGAACACGCACACTCGCCCGTCCATGCGGGCCGCGGAGACGCAGGTGCGCAGCATGGCCGCCGCGTCGTCGGCGCGGGCGGGGGCGGCGATCACGAGGCCGGGGATATCGCGCAGTGCCGCGATCGAATTGTCGTTGTGGAAGTGGCCGCCGAATCCTTTCTGGTAGGCGAGCCCGGCGATGCGCACCACCATCGGGTTGCGGTAGCGGCCGCCGGAGAAGAACGACAGCGTCGCCGCCTCCCCGCGCAGCTGGTCGGCGGCATTGTGCACGTAGGCGAGGTATTGGATCTCCGGGATCGGCACGAATCCCGCCAGCGCCGCCCCCAGCGCGGTGCCCAGGACGCTCTGCTCGTCGAGGAGGGTGTCGAAAACCCGTCGGACGCCGAAGCTTTGCTGCAGGCCCTTGGTGACGCCGTAGACGCCGCCCTTGCGGCCGACGTCCTCGCCGAAGACGAGGACGTCGGGGTCGCGGGTGAGCAGTTGCGCGAGGGTCTGGTTGACCGCTTGGGCGAGGGTGAGGGCTTCTCCGGTCGGGTTCGCTTGTCCGGCAGCGTTGTTCGCGGCATTGGTGTCGGTGGGTCGGGTGTCGGCCGGGCGAGCGGCGTGGTGGTCCGAGCGCAGCGCGTCGGTGCGCACCACGGTGGGCCGGGCGGGCGCCAGGGGCGCGATCACGGCGGCGGCGGTGGTCAGTTTCGGTTCGCTCCAGGCTTTTTCGGCCGCTTCGGCGACTTGTTCGCCGATGGCGTCGTAGCGGGCGGCGAGGTCGGCGGGGCGGGCCACGCCGGTGGTGATCAGCAGGCGGGCGGTGGCGGTGACGGGGTCGCGGGCCAGGTCGGCGGCGAGGTCGGCGGGGCGGCGGTAGGCGGCTTCGACATCGGATCCGGCGTGTCCGAGCAGCCGGACCGTGCGCAGCCGCAGGAATGCCGGTTTGCGTTGGGCGCGTACGTGATCGGCGGCGGCGCGGGCGGTGGCCAGGGCGGCGGACAGGTCGGTGCCGTCGGCGTCGAAGTAGGCGAGTCCGGGACGCGTCCCGTAGGCGTGTTCGATCCAGCCGCGCGGGGTGGGCACGCTGATGCCCAGGCCATTGTCCTCGCAGACGAACAACACCGGCATGGGTACGCCCTGGTGGGCGGTGTGCACGGCGGTGTTGATGGCGCCGGTGGCGGTGGAGTGGTTGGCCGAGGCGTCGCCGAAGCTGCACACCACCACCGCGTCGGCGGGCCAGGCGCAGTCCAGGCGCAGGTGTGCGGCGCGTTCGATGGCGAAGGCCAGTCCGACCGCGCGCGGCAGATGGGAGGCGATGGTGGAGGTCTGGGGGATGACGTGTGCGGGTTGGCTGCCGAAAACCTTGTGCCGCCCACCGGAAATCGGGTCGGCGGCCGCGGCGGCGACGCCCAGCATGACATCGCGCAGGGGGTCGAGGCCGGGCACCTGCCGGGCCCGGTGCACGAAGAACGCGCCCGAACGGTAGTGCAGCAGCGCTGGATCGGTGACGCGCAGTGCCGCGGCGACCGCGACATTGCCTTCGTGTCCGGAGGATCCGATGCTGTAGTAACCGTGGCCTTCGCGGGTGAGCCGGCGGGCGGCCAGGTCCAGGTGCCGGGAGGCGGCTTGGGCGTCGAACAGGGTGAGGGCGTCGGCGCCGGTGAGGCCGGTGGCGTCGAGGGGGTCGTGGGGTGGGCGTGCGGGTCCCGGTGCCGTGGCGGCCACCTGCGCGCGAAACCATTGGTCCAGCTCAGTTTCCCGGTCGTTGATGACGCCTCCCATATGTCCCATATGTCGCGTACGCCGGGCTCAGCGTAGAGGTGAAACGGCGCTCGTAGCGGCAACTTCCGATCTTCGGCCAGTCCGGACCGGACGGTCGGCACCGGCCTAGCAGGCGGATCCTCGTCCAGCATGTCGGCAATCGGCCCCACCTGTCACGACATCGAGCACCGAACATCCCAACGGGGATCCAGCCAAGGTAATGGAATTGAGGTGGACCGCTAGGTTCGAGCGTGCTTCAAACGGGTTGGCTCTGCTGTGCGATGTACTGGTGCAGGACGGTAATGGGTGCACCGCCGACTGATCCGGCGAAGTACGAACCCGACCAGAGTCGTTGGGCTCGCCAGTAGTGGCCGACGAGTTCGGGGAACTCGTGTCGCATCCGGCGGGAGGAGACGCCTTTGAGCGAGTTCACCAGCTTGGACAGGGGGACTTTCGGTGGGAATTCGACCAGCAGGTGGACGTGGTTGGTTCCGCCGTCGAACTCGACGAGTTCGCATTCGAAGTCGTCGCAGACCACTCGCATGATCTCCTCGAGCCGACGTAGGTGGCGGTCGGTGAAGACGCGATGTCGGTATTTCGTTACGAAAACCAAGTGGGCATGCAGGACGAAAACACAGTGTCTACCTGTCCGTATTGACTCATTTTCATCCACAAACCAAATGATAGAATGCGTTGGTGCAGCTGCGCTATCGGTACCGGGTGTATCCGACGGCTGGTCAGCGGGAGTCGTTGGCGCGGGCGTTCGGGTGTGCGCGGGTGGTGTTCAACGACGCGTTGGCCATGCGGAGGGCTGCATTCACGGCGGACCGTTCCTATGTCTCCGATGCCGAGTTGTCGGCCCGGTTGACCGCGGCCAAGACGACTGCGGAGCGAAAGTGGTTGGGTGAGGTGTCTGCGGTGGTGTTGCAGCAGGCGCTGGCTGACCTTAATACCGCGTACCGCAACTTCTTTCAATCGGTGACCGGAAAACGCAAGGGTTCGCCGGTCGCGGCTCCGCGGTTCCGATCCCGTAAGGACAACCGGCAGTCGATCCGGTTCACCCGCAACGCCCGGTTCTCGGTCACCGCCGGTGGGGGGCTGCGGCTGCCGAAAATTGGGGATGTGAGGGTTGCCTGGTCGCGGGGGCTGCCCTCGGAGCCGTCATCGGTGACGGTGATCAAGGACGCTGCCGGAAGGTATTTCGCGTCGTTTGTCGTCGAGGTCGACGAGCAGCCGCTGCCGCAGTTGGAGGCTGAGGTCGGTATCGACCTGGGACTGTCCACGTTCGCGGTCTTGTCGAACGGCAAGCGGATCGAGTCTCCGAGGTTTCTGCGGCAGGCCGAGCGCAAGCTCGCCCGCGCGCAGAGGAACCTTTCGCGCAAGCAGAAGGGTTCGGCCAACCGTGCCAAGGCCCGGTTCGCGGTGGCGAGGGCACATGCGAAAGTGGCTGATACGCGCCGGGATTGGGCGCACAAGCACACCACGGCGATAGTTCGCGAAACCCAAGCGATCTATGTCGAGGACTTGTGCGTGAAGGGCCTGGCCCGGACGCGGTTGGCGAAATCGGTGCACGACGCTGGTTGGGCGATGTTCACCGGCATGCTGCAGGAAAAAGCCGCTCGCAGGGGGCGGTACTTTGCGAAGGTGGATCGGTTCCATCCGTCGTCGCAGATCTGTGCGCCATGTGGACACCGGGACAGCCCCAAGGCGTTGTCGGTGCGCACGTGGACGTGCCCGGCGTGTGGCGCGGTGGTGGATCGTGATCTGAATGCTTCGGAAAATGTTCTCGCCGCCGGACGGGCGGAGAGGCTAAACGCCTGTGGAGGCCAGGTAAGTCCGGGGCTTGCCCCGGCACCAGCCGACGAAGCAGGAACCCGCCGAAAGCGCCCGACAGGGCGCTGGTAGGAATCCCCGGCCTCAGACCGAGGAGGACGTCAATCGGCGCGCAGCTTCAGGCCGGTGTTGTCGGCGGTGTTGCGCAAGGTCAGTTCGTCGGAGTCGATGGCGGCCTTGGTCTTTCCGTCGAGGACCGCGAGGACCTGGCGTTCGACGTCCATGACCTGCGGGTCGCACAGCATGCGGGTGGTGGCGATCCGGAAGCTCACCTCGTCGCCGGTGATGGCGGCCGTACCGGTCATGCTGTTGCAGCCGGCGCTGCCGGAGACCTGGCCGTCGGGGGTGATGGTCAGGGCGGGACGGACCTCGTCGAGGGTGACCGAGCGGACCTCGGCGTCCGGGCGCAGCAGCGCGGTCACGATCCACGGCGTGCCGGTGAGAGGTTTGTCCGGATGCAGGGTCTTGCGGTCGACCAGCGTGACCGTCGAACCGTTTCCCTTGAGGGTGAGGGTGTCGCCGGCCAGGGTCCAGGTGGGCTGGGAGCGCAGCAGCCCGTCCTGCCAGCCGTCGGCGCCGGCGGCATCGCCCGGGCACGCCATCAGGGTCGAGGCCAGTTCCCCCACCTGCAGCGTATTGCCTTGCAGGTCAACCGGACCGGTGGCGGTATTGCAGCCCGCGGTGGCGCTGAGGCGCCCGTCGGTGAAGGTCAGCGTCAGCGGTCCGCCGCCGGGGATGGCGGTGCCCGACACCCCGGTCGAGACGAAGGTGTGCCCCATCAGCGCGGTCGCGGGGGTGCCGGGTGCGCCGCCGCCGGTCGAACATCCGGCGGCGACGGCCGCGGCCGCGAGCAGAACTCCCACACGGGTTGCCGACATACAGCCGATCGTACGGTGACTAGACCGGCATCCCGAGCGCCGACGCGAGCGTCTGCCCGATCGCGTTGACGAAGGTGCCGATCGCGCCCGGATCCAGGAACCCGGAGTAGACGTCGCGGTTGTGGCAGCCCTCCGGCGCGGGCACCCCGTTGAGGCGATCGTCGAGCCACATGGCGGCGCCTGCGGTATTGGAGACCGCGGCGATACCGTGCTCGCTGAACAGGTCACGGGTGTACTGCACGCGCGCGCCGGGGTCCTTGCAGTAGATGTCGTAGGTGTTGTTCACCGCGTTGAGCGGCATCGCCTCGTCGAAGACGCCTTCGTAGATGTAGAGCGGCGCGGTGGGCGTGCCGCGATGGCCCAGGCTGATCTCGTCGAGCAGCGATTGCAGTTGCGGGGCCTGCATCGGGTCGCCCGGGTAATCGAACAGCCCCTTGATGTTGACGAACGGGAACGCCGCGAATTGCAAAGCCACGCACTGGTTCTCGTGCGCCAGGCGTACGGCTTTGCCCAGCGGGTTCATGTGCTCGTCGATGAACTGATTCAGCTGCGGGTATTCGCGGGCCACCCCGAACAGTCCGCCCAGCACCGCGCCGCCGAAGCTCGAGGTGGCGTTGTTGTAGTCGAGGGCGGCGCGGATGTCGGCCATCAGCCCGCCGGTGGCCGAGCCGACCAGGTTCACCTCCGGGGCGTAGGTGGGTTGCAGTTCGGCGGCGTGCGCGGTGGGGATCGCGCCGCCGGAGTAGCCCCACAGGGTGACGCGGGTGTCGGCGCCGGGCAGTCCCGCCGGATCGAAGGCTTCCGCGGCGCGGATGCCGTCGAGGGCGATGCGCCCGCCCAGCGGGCCCGCCGCGTAGGCCGCGTTCGGGCCCTCGTGATCGGGGATCACCACCGCGTGCCCGAGTTGCAGCATCGCCTGCACCTCCACGAATTCGGCTTCCATCACCGGATTGAGCGGATTGGGCAGCGATCCCATCTGCAAGGTGTAGGAGGGTGCGCAGTTGACCGACAGCGAATCCTCGGCCATCTGGAACGAGACCAGCCCGCGCTGTCCGCTGGGGGCGGGGCGGTGCGGAACCACCAGGGTGGCGACCGCGGCGATCGGTTCGCCGCGGGTGTTGGTGCTGCGGTAGGACAGTTGCCAGGCGTTGGCGTTGAGCGGCAGCAGCCACAGGTTGGCCAGATTCACCTGCCGGGCCGCGAGGATCTGCCCGGGTGCGGCGGCGGCGACCCGGGCCGGATCCGGTTGGTAGAAGCCGGGATCCAGATACGGCGGGGCCGGTGGGGTCGGGAACGGCAGCGCGGGTTGCACCCGTACCGGGTCGGCGCCGGCGGGCGCCGTGAGTGCCGGGCAGACCGCGATGGTCAGCCCGGCCGCGACCACCGCGCAGGCCTGGGCGATGGTCCTGGTCCCCGCTGTCATATCGAACTCCTCCGCGCCGCTGCGGCGGCCGACCGCCCGCCCCCAATTTAGGAAGCGGATATTTTCTAAGTGACTGGCCCAGACAATAAGCCGGGCGCGGCGAGTGTGTCAACGGTCACGCCGGGCCGGTTGTTCGCCCCGGCCGGATCAGCGGGCAGGATGGTCGCTCGTGAGCGAAGTTTCGCGCCCGCGGCGCACCCAGCAGGAGCGCCGGATGGCCACGGTGGCCAAACTGGTCGACGCCACCATCGCCGCCATCGGCGAGGTCGGCTACCAGCGCACCACCGTGCAGGAGATCTGCGGGCGCGCCGGACTCTCGGCCGGAGCGATGTTCCGGCAGTTCGACACCCGGCTGGATCTGATCGTGCGCACCGCCGAGGAGGTGTTCGCCCGCCAGCTCGTCGGCTACACCGCCACCATGGAACACCTTGGCGCGCAAGACAATCCGATCGACGTCGCGCTGCGTTTCCTGCGCGGGGCGCAGCGGTCGAATCTCAGCCACGCGCTGCGCGAGATCTATCTGGCCGCCCGCTCCGATGCCGAGCTGCGCGAACGCCTCGCGCCCATCGCCGAGAACTACTACCGCGAGATCGTCGCCACCCTCGAACGCATCGGCCTGCTCGCCGACTACCCGGCGCGGGTGCGCGAACCGCTGTTCTTCCTGCTGCTGCACGTGTTCTCGGGTGAGGCGGTGGTGCGCGGGGTCTATCAGCGGCCCGACCTCGACGAGTCGGTGCTGCGGCTGGTGGAGGACATGCTGGCGGTCTACGCCGCGCACGGCGGGGCGCCGGAGGTTTGACCTTGCCGTTACGTCAACTCCTAGCGTCGAGGCCATGAGCCACCCCATCGAACGCGTCGATCCCGCCATCGACCGCACCATCTACGTCATGCCCATGTTCGCCAGCTTCCAGGTGCGCGATATCGCCGCGGCCACCGACTGGTACGAAGCGATCGGATTCCTCGCCCTGGCAACCATTCCCGGCCCCGACGGCACGACGGCGGTGGTGCACCTGCGCCGCAGCAAGTATCAGGATCTGCTGCTGGTGCCCGGCGAGCCCGCCCCCGGCACCACCACGGTCAGTTTCGCCGCCGCCGGCACCGATCTCACCGCCCTGGCGGCAACGTTGCGCGCCGGCGCTTTTGCGGACGCCGGCGTGGACGGCCCCGCCGACACGCCCTGGTACACCGTCGATCTCACCCTGACCGATGCGGACGGCAACCGGATCGTGTTCACCGCCGCGCGCGAAGCCGAACTCGACGAGGCGAAACAATGGGCCGAGACCTTCGACGGCGACTGGATCGGCAAGAACTGACGGCCTCTGGGAGGGCATGGTGGAGTGGACGATTCAGCAGTTGGCCGACAGCGCCGGCGTCACCAGCCGCACGTTGCGCCACTACGACGAGATCGGCCTGCTCCCACCGGCGCGGGTCGGCCACAACGGCTATCGCTTCTACGACGCCGACTCCGTCGCCCGCCTGCAACGCATCCTGCTGCTGCGTGAGCTGGGCCTGAGCCTGCCCGTCATCGCCGAGGTCCTCGACCGTGAACGCGACGAGGACAAGGCGCTCGCGACCCACCTGCACCTGCTCGAGGCCGAGCGCGCCCGCCTCGACGAGCGCATCCGCGCCCTGCGCCACGCCGTCGACGCCCGCGCCGCCGCCGACGGGTCCACGCAGATGATGCTCGAGGGTTTCAACGACCCCTACCGCGACGAGGTCGTCGCCCGCTGGGGCGACGCCGCGTTCACCGCCGCCAATCGGTGGTGGCACGCCAAAACCCTGGCCCAGCAACGCGAATGGAAACACGACACCGACACCCTCGTCGCCGCCTGGATCGACACCTGGAAAGCCGGCCACACGCCCGAGTCACACCAGGCTCAGGCCGTCGCCGCCCGCCACGTCGACTGGCTGCGCGCCATCCCCGGCACTCCCTTGCACGACGGCGACCGCGAGCGCTCCATCGCCATGGTCACCGGCCTGGCCCGTATGTACGCCGAAGACGAGAACTACGCGGCCACCTACGGCGGGCCCGAACCCGCCGCCTTCGTCCGCGCCGCCCTCGAGGAGTACGTCCGCCGGTCACTGTGACGCTGCCACAGCGCTTTCGAGCATTGCCGGATCGTGCGGCCGGCCTACTCGATCGTTCGATCGGTGGCCTCGGTTTGGCTGGGTGCCACGGGAATCGGCGCGCCGCTACCGAGTTCCTGGATGAGATCCAAGGCCGGGTAGAGCACCGGGCGCAGCGGGCGCAGTCTCGACAGGGCCACGATGCGTTCGACCAGCGGCGCGGCGCGGCGGATCAACAGGCGGGTGCGTTGCTGGTCGGGGCTGCGGTCGTGCACCCAGAACAGGACGATGCCCATGTGGGC
This sequence is a window from Nocardia yunnanensis. Protein-coding genes within it:
- a CDS encoding VOC family protein, which codes for MSHPIERVDPAIDRTIYVMPMFASFQVRDIAAATDWYEAIGFLALATIPGPDGTTAVVHLRRSKYQDLLLVPGEPAPGTTTVSFAAAGTDLTALAATLRAGAFADAGVDGPADTPWYTVDLTLTDADGNRIVFTAAREAELDEAKQWAETFDGDWIGKN
- a CDS encoding MerR family transcriptional regulator; the encoded protein is MVEWTIQQLADSAGVTSRTLRHYDEIGLLPPARVGHNGYRFYDADSVARLQRILLLRELGLSLPVIAEVLDRERDEDKALATHLHLLEAERARLDERIRALRHAVDARAAADGSTQMMLEGFNDPYRDEVVARWGDAAFTAANRWWHAKTLAQQREWKHDTDTLVAAWIDTWKAGHTPESHQAQAVAARHVDWLRAIPGTPLHDGDRERSIAMVTGLARMYAEDENYAATYGGPEPAAFVRAALEEYVRRSL